A single genomic interval of Macadamia integrifolia cultivar HAES 741 unplaced genomic scaffold, SCU_Mint_v3 scaffold2870, whole genome shotgun sequence harbors:
- the LOC122067355 gene encoding zinc finger BED domain-containing protein RICESLEEPER 1-like yields MDVATEWNSTCEMLHNSLEAREAFERLAESDQNFKTLPTDEEWEKCKSIGQCLKVFNSAMKHMLDRKYRTANFYFWDVCDLYHHLIQWGNSKDDYIRSMAFTMRLKFEKYWKETNLFMALGVILDPRYKMELIVYVLNAIYGDDADYHIKKIKFVVVDFYSEYAL; encoded by the coding sequence ATGGATGTTGCAACAGAATGGAACTCAACATGTGAAATGCTCCATAATTCTTTAGAGGCGAGAGAAGCATTTGAGCGTTTAGCAGAGTCGGATCAGAATTTCAAGACGTTGCCAACTGACGAGGAGTGGGAAAAATGCAAATCAATTGGTCAATGCCTGAAAGTTTTCAATAGTGCCATGAAACATATGTTGGACAGAAAGTATCGAACTGCGAACTTCTATTTCTGGGATGTCTGTGATCTTTATCATCATTTGATTCAATGGGGAAATAGCAAAGATGACTATATTCGTTCTATGGCTTTTACAATGAGATTAAAATTTGAGAAGTATTGGAAAGAGACTAATTTATTTATGGCACTTGGGGTTATTCTTGACCCTCGCTACAAAATGGAACtcattgtttatgttttgaatgCAATTTATGGGGATGATGCTGATTACCATATTAAGAAGATcaaatttgttgttgttgacttCTATTCTGAGTATGCATTATAG
- the LOC122067357 gene encoding uncharacterized protein LOC122067357 isoform X1 gives MASAIKMEDEGEDGTTEEEEFNLKQQVWMYERQAVLSMYTPPSANQSWRKALSMGNHLKGHKAVVREIIFSMQDSMTHDHQGIAGAPTRILKHIECTYVEHPIIFCYSCHNETGYKHKGGRVKEESNLQLLQ, from the exons ATGGCGTCTGCCATCAAAATGGAAGACGAAGGAGAAGATGGAACTACAGAAGAGGAG GAGTTCAATCTGAAACAACAGGTATGGATGTACGAGAGACAGGCTGTGTTGAGCATGTATACACCACCCTCTGCCAACCAGTCATGGAGAAAAGCTCTAAGCATGGGCAATCACCTTAAAGGTCATAAGGCGGTTGTAAGGGAAATCATCTTTTCCATGCAGGATAGCATGACCCATGATCATCAGGGGATTGCCGGAGCCCCCACAAGGATATTGAAACACATCGAATGTACTTATGTGGAACATCCAATAATCTTCTG CTATAGCTGCCACAATGAGACAGGATATAAGCATAAAGGAGGGAGAGTGAAGGAAGAATCCAATCTTCAATTGTTGCAATAG
- the LOC122067357 gene encoding uncharacterized protein LOC122067357 isoform X2, with the protein MASAIKMEDEGEDGTTEEEEFNLKQQVWMYERQAVLSMYTPPSANQSWRKALSMGNHLKGHKAVVREIIFSMQDSMTHDHQGIAGAPTRILKHIECTYVEHPIIFWI; encoded by the exons ATGGCGTCTGCCATCAAAATGGAAGACGAAGGAGAAGATGGAACTACAGAAGAGGAG GAGTTCAATCTGAAACAACAGGTATGGATGTACGAGAGACAGGCTGTGTTGAGCATGTATACACCACCCTCTGCCAACCAGTCATGGAGAAAAGCTCTAAGCATGGGCAATCACCTTAAAGGTCATAAGGCGGTTGTAAGGGAAATCATCTTTTCCATGCAGGATAGCATGACCCATGATCATCAGGGGATTGCCGGAGCCCCCACAAGGATATTGAAACACATCGAATGTACTTATGTGGAACATCCAATAATCTTCTG GATATAA